AGGTCCTTTTCTAAAAATGCTACACCACTTCTTCCCATTTTCCTAACTGAACTAGCCAacttaggatttttattttactcCTGAAGAAGATATAAACTTTCTTTTGGAATCTGTAGGTGGTGATGAAGAAGACAGgtttttgtttctgttagtTTAAAATCTTCCAAGGTTTTAACTGTCTGGGGTTCTATATCTGGGCTGGTCTTCAAGGTCATTTGACACAGAATGAACTGACAGGAGGCCAAGTGGGTAAAGGATGGTTTTGTTTCATCATTAAAATGTTTAAGATCCATGGACCATTTCCTTTACAAGCTATATGCCCGTATCAACTTGCACAAGAGCGGGACATGTCAAATGAAGCCTAAGCGTTTTGGTCCAATTTCTTCCCTTCATGAGAAAATGTTTGAACTATACTTCTGTCAACCTGTAATCACTGGATTTGGAAATGGCAACAAACATTCACCTGCACAAGTAAGTCATTAGTGCCAAGCAGCTTTGTGCGGACTACTAAGGCAAAGAAATTGATAATACCCatatcaaaagaaaaggaaagctgGGTTTTAAAATATTTCCCACCCTTTTTGAGAGATCTTCTAAGTTCGTAACTGACattcagaaagaaaaaaaaatttatttgtaaGAAATGAAAAGAGACTTGGAAATTGAAGTAACGGCTTGATTATAATGAAACTCAGATTATTTCAAAACCTAGAAATATTAAGAATCACAAAGAAAACAAGATGGAGACAAAAAACAGGGCAGCGGCAAAACCAAAAGATGTTTTGGTGAATGCAAATAAAAAggcctttttcttcttcttagctGTTAATACAATGGAGCCACAATTAAACAGTCCAGATTTATATCGAAAGTCATCATGCAAAGAAGCATAATCAACAATCCAATATCCATATGATCATGAATAGGTTACAGGTGTAAACTTGTTAAGGATCACAGAAAATGATACTAGCACACTAAAGGGGAAAAGTAATAATGGCCACATCACAATTTTTACCAGCACTTGTGGAGTATGTTGctacaacaacaataaattCTCTCATTGCATTGCAAGGGCCGAAAAAAGAAGGTTCTTGGAAGAACAAGACAACAAGTACAAGACCAGAGAGAAACAaaataaggagaaagaagatgtTATTAGTCATCTAAATTCACTAAAAATATCAACTTCTTAGTGAGAAAATAAGAATACCAGCCCACTGAATCaggaaaaataagaacaaaTTTGTTGCATAGTAGCCACAGAAATTACCGATATAATAATACAAAGCTTCTTGGGACAAGATAGTATGAGGCTACCAAGCACGGACACACACAAGAATAAATTGATAGATAGAATcactgttagcaaaaacgcACGTTCCTGTTTTTTTGGCGTTTTTTAATACCTTGGAtttaactgaccatatctctctctcccgaactctgatcggcttgattctttcaccgacgtaaagatgactcgaagagcaacatttttcatgatatcaccttcaactcaaagtcaatgcaTGAATACCGgaaatagaagcatgtatttcaaataaaaattcctcaatttatatgagaatagtgacttttttttgtttcgtttttttgaaatataaatgtTTAAACCCCGTACCGTCCGTTTTCCGTTTTTTAccgttctctttttttttaccgttttatttgaccgtccgtttggaattttttaccgtttaaaacccgtaccgtaAAACTCCGTTTTATTACCGTTCCcctttttgctaactatggatAGAATAACCATCTACTTGAGAAAAACAACAAATCACCTAATTATATCAGTtgcaaatcaaattccaaaaaactAAACAAAGCTTTTATAATCTTACTGTCTCTTGGCTTCAATGTCCTTGCTGAAATCAATGTTCGGTTCACAGTCCAACACCAAAGCTGGGACCTGTCATGAGCAAAATAATGCTAATGCATAAACTAAAAAGGAACTTGGTGGTGAAGAAATTGAAAAGACATTAGTAAGGACAACCTTTTGAATGCTTGAATGCATATGATCACCCTCCAAATAGAAAATACGATCCTTTATAACAGAATGTAAAGAGCTGTCCATATGGTGGGGTAACTGACTAACAGATAAAACACCATGATTGCCACTTTGGGAGGGGAATAGCCAGCTTTCATGCTTTTCATGCAAGTCACGCAGATAATCCAGACTAACCCCACTCTCCTCCGCTCTCTTGCGAACCAGCATTCGTTTATGACATGTGTCGGGGCTAGCTCTAAGATAGATGAATCCATCAGGGATAAGCCCAGGCAGACATGAAACAACTGGATCAAACCACGAGTCATATATGTTGATCTCCATCTCACTCATCCAGTTTGCTTCATGAACAGCTCGTACAAATACCTAAATCATGCAATGACACAGAAAAAAACCTTAGATTGTGAAATGCAATTATATTTTTCTCAAATTTGAGGTTCAAATCTGGACCAACAGAAATCCAAGGAAAGGTTAAGCGTAATAGGATTAATTTTAGGTTCAACTAATCACAACAAATGACAAGTTGAATGCTTACCATCCTATCACTGAATATACTCCTTTCCATCAATCTAAGGGGTTTAACCCCACCAGCAGATTCTTTTTCCTGCATGACCCTTGTCACAAACACATAATTCTGGAAGGTATAGGCATACCTCTGTGGCTCGGCATAGAAAGCATCCAATATATTGAAATGATCAGGACCTACATCCTGCCACTTGGATATAGGCTCTGGAACAATCTCAACAAGATCACGTAGCTCGAGTGTTTCATTCGCTATCCTCTGAAGGAAAGTGGTCTTTCCAACGCTAATATTTCCTTCAACACAGAAAGTGAGCCGTTTCTTCTGGGCAGGCTTCTCTTCCAAGTTTGGGCTTTCTTCATTTAACTCTTCATCCATGCTTTCCTTAATATAAGAAGTTATGCTCTCAGCGTGACTTTTGTGAATTATCCCTACAGAACTCTGTAAATACTCGACCATCTTCTGACTAGACTTTCCAAAAAACTGCAAAAAAGAATGGGTTGAAAGCATCGTTAAGGGAACACTATAGTCCATCAAAGTTAAAAGTTGATTGGTAACAGATTCTTTTGTGAAATAAGCTTAAAAGCACAAAAGAATAGGGTAAAAGCATTCCCGTGATAGGTGCAAAAAATACAGAATGCACAAAAGTCACAAGATGTTGATGactaaatatgggaaaaagaactgtgtccgggagtgtggtctatgccagcactcccattagtctatctctctccttaccatatgaaaagacacatctgcccccttgttttcaggagagagatagacacatgggagtgctggcgtcagccacactcccagacagaaaactatttcccaAATACATATCTAAACCAACTGGCCCTCCCACAGAATGGATATCCATTTGTAATGACAGATT
The nucleotide sequence above comes from Telopea speciosissima isolate NSW1024214 ecotype Mountain lineage chromosome 3, Tspe_v1, whole genome shotgun sequence. Encoded proteins:
- the LOC122656617 gene encoding uncharacterized protein LOC122656617, coding for MQKLIRRSPSVPILCTSANPSPWGLNISKNEKNGYEKDNGGSLFNLSSFRPRPTMPTSSAFHLHLSPTVSLHKKPSLTSAANACFASSSSGSFCRCSLDSENPGRAWVVLKKGHSAFGSAWFHTKTEGGLPLVVAESSKSSENSVSCGVGGSNEGGKEVSSVNAESRPLRFQKRQKGSSSSASALPGNPDLLTIPGVGPRNLRKLVDKGIAGVSELKQLYRDKFFGKSSQKMVEYLQSSVGIIHKSHAESITSYIKESMDEELNEESPNLEEKPAQKKRLTFCVEGNISVGKTTFLQRIANETLELRDLVEIVPEPISKWQDVGPDHFNILDAFYAEPQRYAYTFQNYVFVTRVMQEKESAGGVKPLRLMERSIFSDRMVFVRAVHEANWMSEMEINIYDSWFDPVVSCLPGLIPDGFIYLRASPDTCHKRMLVRKRAEESGVSLDYLRDLHEKHESWLFPSQSGNHGVLSVSQLPHHMDSSLHSVIKDRIFYLEGDHMHSSIQKVPALVLDCEPNIDFSKDIEAKRQYARQVAEFFEFVKKKKEVPSAKPGDKAKNSSQQVLLPHNGGLWVPEGNHIPESSLKSLDFRRAMSSFLSA